From one Megalobrama amblycephala isolate DHTTF-2021 unplaced genomic scaffold, ASM1881202v1 scaffold414, whole genome shotgun sequence genomic stretch:
- the LOC125261418 gene encoding tripartite motif-containing protein 16-like protein yields MSTIKEPLCLTHSTINIQTHYIQTNSNSIIKMPSSQRIMMTPQTKKTGRKIKAGNAPPEKLPVYEPNIPEPTSREELLKYWLSISLDERTANKVLWLTEGGAKVSRMTDEVCPYLDRPERFDHSPQVLCKESVWASRCYWEVLYSGWAVIGATYEGAGRRAGDGPCGLGENEESWGLGWAGSCYEAWHKGINSRVEDAHQCCTIGVYVDQPAGLLCFYAVETEQDSQKKQVKLLHRFKNPIKEKILPGFWVGRQSSCLILNKEE; encoded by the exons ATGTCGACTATAAAAGAGCCGCTGTGCCTTACACACAGCACAATCAATATCCAGACACATTACATCCAGACCAACTCAAACTCAATCATCAAAATGCCTTCAAGCCAAAGAATCATGATGACACCTCAAACCAAGAAGACAG GAAGGAAAATCAAAGCTGGAAATGCTCCTCCTG AAAAGCTTCCAGTTTATGAGCCGAACATCCCAGAGCCGACGTCCAGAGAGGAGCTGCTGAAAT ACTGGCTCAGTATTTCATTGGATGAACGAACTGCCAATAAAGTGCTGTGGCTGACAGAGGGCGGGGCTAAAGTGTCCCGCATGACGGATGAGGTGTGTCCTTACCTGGACAGACCAGAGAGATTTGACCACAGCCCTCAG gtGCTGTGTAAGGAGTCTGTCTGGGCGTCGCGCTGTTATTGGGAGGTGCTGTACTCTGGCTGGGCGGTTATAGGGGCGACATACGAGGGTGCGGGGAGGAGGGCAGGAGACGGACCCTGTGGCCTCGGGGAGAACGAGGAGTCCTGGGGTCTGGGTTGGGCCGGATCCTGCTATGAAGCCTGGCATAAAGGAATCAACAGCAGGGTGGAGGACGCTCATCAGTGCTGCACTATAGGAGTCTATGTGGATCAGCCCGCCGGCCTGCTCTGCTTCTACGCCGTGGAGACAGAGCAAGATTCACAGAAGAAACAAGTGAAACTTCTTCACAGGTTTAAGAATCCCATAAAGGAGAAAATTCTGCCAGGATTCTGGGTGGGAAGACAGTCCTCTTGTTTAATACTCAACAAAGAGGAATGA